The window CAACAATGGAACCATGTTAATGGTGATCAATTCAGTGTGCGGCTGTGCAGCAGGCAATGCACGACCCGGTGCCGCCATAGCACTGGAGCAGTCTGAAATCAAACCGGACCATTTGGTTACTGTCTTTGCCGGCCAGGATAAGGAAGCAACGGCACGTGCAAGAGAATATTTCAGTGAGTACCCTCCATCCTCACCTTCATTTGCTTATTTCGTAGATGGTGAGATTAAAGCGATGGTTCCGCGGCACCGCATTGAAGGCCGTACACGCGAAGAGGTTGCACAGGATCTTAAAATGGTATTTGACGCCTTTAAAGGAAAAGAGTCTGCATAAG of the Rhodohalobacter mucosus genome contains:
- a CDS encoding BrxA/BrxB family bacilliredoxin, whose protein sequence is MQFGFGVGPDTSWMRKELTDLGIEELKTPEDVDRAMKEYNNGTMLMVINSVCGCAAGNARPGAAIALEQSEIKPDHLVTVFAGQDKEATARAREYFSEYPPSSPSFAYFVDGEIKAMVPRHRIEGRTREEVAQDLKMVFDAFKGKESA